The following proteins are co-located in the Shouchella hunanensis genome:
- a CDS encoding sulfite exporter TauE/SafE family protein, translated as MALSEVIILIVIGFIAGVINTVSAGGSLLTLPLLLFIGLPATEANATNRVAIVAQSITSIITFKRKQSLQLRKNATIYLTSAVGAIFGAFSALSISDRTFVFILALTMVTSILFLIWNPLKAVNRSVTLTPFMSFLGGALTIGIGFYSGFIQVGVGFYIMILAILLYKRSFAEATLIKIIVAGVSVSLSLVIYAANGQVNWLVGVVLASGNMAGALLGSRIVLGKQTKWIRIVLICTILLMAIRLLFELYT; from the coding sequence ATGGCATTATCAGAAGTCATTATTCTTATTGTTATCGGCTTTATAGCTGGAGTCATTAACACCGTTTCAGCAGGAGGTTCTTTATTAACATTACCATTACTACTTTTTATTGGGTTACCTGCAACAGAAGCAAACGCAACAAACCGAGTGGCGATCGTCGCTCAAAGCATCACGTCCATTATTACCTTTAAACGAAAGCAATCGCTTCAACTAAGAAAAAATGCAACGATCTATTTAACTTCGGCTGTTGGCGCTATTTTCGGTGCTTTTTCGGCTTTGTCGATTAGTGACCGTACATTCGTTTTTATTTTGGCTCTTACTATGGTCACATCCATTTTATTTTTAATTTGGAATCCCCTCAAAGCTGTAAATCGCTCTGTTACACTAACGCCCTTCATGTCGTTTTTAGGTGGTGCACTAACGATTGGAATTGGATTTTATAGTGGCTTCATTCAAGTCGGTGTCGGCTTTTATATTATGATTCTCGCTATCTTACTGTATAAAAGATCATTCGCTGAAGCAACGCTTATAAAAATCATTGTTGCTGGTGTATCTGTGTCACTCTCTCTTGTCATTTATGCAGCTAATGGACAAGTCAACTGGCTCGTAGGGGTTGTTCTCGCTTCTGGTAATATGGCCGGAGCGCTATTAGGTAGCCGTATCGTTTTAGGAAAACAAACAAAATGGATTCGTATCGTTCTTATCTGCACGATCTTGTTAATGGCTATTCGCCTACTGTTCGAACTGTACACTTAA
- the ylqF gene encoding ribosome biogenesis GTPase YlqF, producing the protein MKTIQWYPGHMAKARREINEKLSMIDVVIELLDARIPVSSQNPVIDELVQHKPRLILLNKTDLADPKQTEHWKHFFERQGHAVVEVNSQTGQGVKKIVPACQALAKDLYRKWESKGMKPRALRAVILGIPNVGKSTFINRLVNKRQAKVGDRPGITKQQQWIKVGTSLDLLDTPGILWPKFEDQEVGFRLAATGAIKDELLDYGDVAAFVLRYCLDVYPELIKKRYQLDDDIDGEDMGSLFDEIGRKRGCMLRGGLVDYDRTAELLLRELRSGTIGRITLERVPTPE; encoded by the coding sequence ATGAAAACCATTCAATGGTATCCAGGGCATATGGCGAAAGCACGACGAGAGATCAATGAGAAACTGTCGATGATCGACGTTGTCATTGAGCTCTTAGACGCACGAATTCCAGTGTCTTCGCAAAACCCTGTCATTGATGAGCTTGTCCAGCATAAGCCTCGTCTTATTTTATTAAATAAAACAGATTTAGCAGATCCGAAACAAACAGAACACTGGAAGCATTTTTTTGAACGGCAAGGTCATGCAGTCGTTGAAGTAAACTCCCAAACCGGTCAAGGAGTCAAAAAGATTGTACCAGCGTGCCAAGCACTAGCAAAAGATTTATATAGAAAATGGGAATCAAAAGGAATGAAGCCTAGGGCGCTTCGAGCGGTCATTCTGGGTATTCCTAATGTTGGAAAGTCGACGTTTATTAATCGCCTCGTCAATAAACGGCAAGCAAAAGTAGGCGATCGACCTGGAATTACGAAGCAACAGCAATGGATTAAAGTAGGCACAAGTTTAGATCTACTTGATACCCCAGGAATATTATGGCCGAAATTTGAAGACCAAGAAGTTGGTTTTCGTTTAGCTGCGACTGGCGCTATTAAAGATGAATTGCTTGATTATGGGGACGTGGCGGCGTTCGTTCTGCGCTATTGTCTCGACGTTTATCCTGAACTCATAAAAAAGCGCTATCAGCTTGACGATGATATAGATGGTGAAGATATGGGTAGTCTGTTTGATGAGATTGGTCGTAAACGAGGTTGTATGTTGCGCGGAGGGCTTGTTGATTACGATCGTACGGCAGAACTACTATTAAGAGAGCTTAGAAGCGGCACGATTGGACGAATAACGTTAGAGCGTGTGCCAACGCCTGAATAA
- the lepB gene encoding signal peptidase I, which translates to MKSRANLVEWAKILSIALITTVLVRMFLLAPIVVDGHSMQPTLDSGDKMIVNQIEYAFSKPERFDIIVFHAPEGKNYIKRVIGVPGDELVYREDTLFINGEAVEEPYLEGLKKSVQQGQLLTGDFTLEEITGNTIIPEESYFVMGDNRRLSKDSRAIGLVSKEDVIGKANVIFYPFENISIVE; encoded by the coding sequence ATGAAAAGTCGCGCAAATCTTGTAGAGTGGGCAAAGATCCTCAGCATTGCTTTAATTACAACTGTTCTCGTCCGCATGTTTTTGTTGGCGCCGATTGTGGTAGACGGTCACTCGATGCAGCCAACGCTTGATTCTGGTGACAAAATGATTGTGAATCAAATTGAATATGCATTTTCAAAACCAGAGCGGTTTGATATCATTGTGTTTCATGCCCCTGAAGGAAAAAATTATATTAAACGAGTAATTGGCGTACCAGGTGATGAGTTAGTTTATCGAGAGGATACTTTGTTCATTAACGGAGAGGCTGTAGAAGAACCCTATCTTGAAGGTTTAAAGAAAAGCGTCCAACAAGGTCAACTGTTAACAGGTGATTTTACGTTGGAAGAGATTACAGGTAATACCATCATTCCAGAAGAATCGTATTTTGTTATGGGAGATAATCGACGCTTAAGTAAAGATAGCCGTGCCATCGGACTCGTTTCAAAAGAAGATGTCATTGGAAAAGCAAATGTCATCTTTTACCCTTTTGAAAATATATCAATTGTAGAATAG
- the rplS gene encoding 50S ribosomal protein L19: MSNLIKEITTEQLRTDHPDFRPGDTLSIHVKVVEGTRERIQLFEGVVIKRRGSGISETFIARKISYGVGVERTFPLHSPKIEKIEVKRQGRVRRAKLYYLRSLRGKKARIKEIRR; the protein is encoded by the coding sequence ATGAGCAACCTTATTAAAGAAATCACTACAGAGCAGTTGCGTACTGATCATCCTGATTTTCGTCCAGGGGATACTCTTTCAATTCACGTAAAAGTTGTTGAGGGTACTCGTGAGCGTATTCAGTTATTTGAAGGTGTTGTCATTAAGCGTCGTGGATCTGGTATCAGCGAAACGTTTATTGCACGCAAAATCTCTTACGGTGTAGGTGTTGAACGTACATTCCCATTACATTCACCAAAGATCGAAAAGATCGAAGTGAAGCGTCAAGGACGCGTACGTCGTGCGAAACTTTATTACCTACGTAGCCTACGTGGTAAAAAAGCACGTATTAAAGAAATCCGTCGTTAA
- a CDS encoding arginine--tRNA ligase, with protein sequence MEIGQILQQTIKDIVKTYDCDVQVEIEQPAQLAHGDYATNIAMKLARVAKKNPYDIALDLKEKLVETKLPVKQIDVVRPGFINFFIAWDKVAFFASTDKQVDKQKVVIEHTSINPNKSAHIGHLRNACIGDTLARMMKQDHHEVETHNYIDDLGNQLADTLTALLHTESDKPATRFGDYCWDVYSSLNQMYDKGELSTDKRDNVLHKLEEGNNSISWLGYAVADKLSAEHVEEMGQFDITYDLLVWERDIIANGFWDRAFEKLKTTEVFFKQEHGPQAGCWVIRTNDKQEANEESAEHQADKVLIRSNGVLTYTAKDIAYHMWKFGLLENDFLYKQKTETLWTTSAVGQPQPFGRGNAVINVIDYRQEYPQKVVKQALHAAGYETEAAQLKHVSYGVVSLSKNTASKLGLETVEGKEVYAMSGRKGIGIKISELIVEMKEAIRVQSPEANEQTIQALTFAAIRYNMLRYNTTSDIIFDLDEATQVTGNTGIYLIYTYARANSILQKAQAADLTSTEGSFAEAEDAERAILKHVSGWNGTFERSISELEPNLLCTFAFELASLYNRFYALCPVIKATPDEQKRRLKLTELVKQQLEVVFSILGLPKLERI encoded by the coding sequence ATGGAAATCGGCCAAATTCTTCAACAAACCATTAAAGACATTGTGAAAACGTACGATTGCGATGTGCAGGTGGAAATTGAGCAGCCAGCACAGCTTGCTCATGGTGACTACGCAACGAATATTGCGATGAAACTTGCGCGGGTTGCGAAGAAAAATCCATATGATATTGCGCTTGATCTAAAAGAGAAGCTTGTAGAAACAAAGTTGCCGGTTAAACAAATAGATGTTGTTCGACCGGGGTTTATTAACTTCTTTATAGCTTGGGATAAGGTCGCTTTCTTTGCATCAACGGACAAACAGGTGGATAAACAAAAAGTTGTCATTGAGCATACATCCATTAATCCAAATAAATCAGCACATATTGGCCATTTACGAAACGCATGTATTGGTGATACGCTAGCACGAATGATGAAACAGGATCATCATGAAGTGGAAACGCATAACTATATCGATGACCTCGGTAACCAGCTGGCAGATACCCTTACGGCACTTCTTCATACGGAGTCTGATAAACCGGCAACCCGCTTTGGTGACTATTGTTGGGATGTTTATTCGTCTTTAAATCAGATGTACGATAAAGGTGAGTTATCTACAGATAAGCGTGATAATGTATTACATAAGCTTGAAGAAGGTAATAACAGTATCTCTTGGCTTGGTTACGCAGTTGCAGATAAGTTGTCTGCCGAGCACGTCGAAGAAATGGGACAGTTTGATATTACTTACGATTTGTTAGTGTGGGAGCGAGACATCATTGCGAATGGATTCTGGGATCGGGCATTTGAAAAATTAAAAACAACTGAGGTGTTTTTTAAACAAGAACACGGTCCTCAAGCTGGCTGCTGGGTCATTCGCACGAATGATAAGCAAGAGGCAAATGAAGAGTCTGCTGAACATCAAGCAGACAAAGTATTGATCCGGTCTAATGGTGTGTTAACGTATACGGCAAAAGATATTGCTTACCACATGTGGAAATTTGGTTTACTAGAAAATGACTTTTTGTACAAGCAAAAAACAGAGACTCTTTGGACAACCAGTGCAGTAGGGCAACCACAACCGTTTGGGCGAGGAAACGCAGTCATTAATGTCATTGATTATCGTCAAGAATATCCTCAGAAAGTTGTGAAGCAAGCCCTTCACGCTGCTGGCTACGAGACGGAAGCTGCTCAATTAAAGCACGTTTCCTACGGCGTCGTATCCCTTAGTAAAAATACGGCATCTAAGCTTGGTTTAGAAACGGTAGAAGGGAAAGAAGTGTATGCGATGTCTGGTCGTAAAGGAATTGGCATCAAAATCAGTGAGTTAATTGTGGAAATGAAAGAAGCCATACGCGTGCAAAGCCCAGAGGCAAATGAGCAAACGATTCAAGCACTGACATTTGCCGCAATTCGTTACAATATGTTGCGCTATAACACAACATCGGATATTATTTTTGATTTAGACGAGGCTACACAAGTAACAGGTAACACAGGAATCTATTTAATTTACACGTATGCACGGGCAAATAGCATTTTGCAAAAAGCTCAAGCAGCCGACTTAACTTCAACAGAAGGGTCATTTGCCGAAGCGGAAGACGCTGAACGAGCGATTCTCAAACATGTGTCTGGCTGGAATGGTACATTTGAACGCTCGATTAGTGAATTAGAGCCGAATTTGCTTTGTACATTTGCATTTGAATTAGCAAGTTTATACAATCGTTTCTATGCGCTTTGTCCTGTTATTAAAGCGACACCTGACGAGCAAAAGAGACGGTTAAAACTAACAGAGCTCGTCAAGCAGCAATTAGAAGTTGTCTTTTCAATTTTAGGGCTACCGAAGCTTGAAAGAATTTAA